A stretch of Anoplopoma fimbria isolate UVic2021 breed Golden Eagle Sablefish chromosome 4, Afim_UVic_2022, whole genome shotgun sequence DNA encodes these proteins:
- the LOC129089796 gene encoding MRN complex-interacting protein-like, whose translation MVQEFNVLRCFSCQSFQVQQVKKVTRWSCKLCGEKQSLLKEFGRGSGADCRRHVQKLNAMRGAMMEEQEHNTWSLWKQVEADREDVPEKQDQLRQTGSSRWSKYLDTPEEAEPEEEDEEDVLMDFFTQQLHDNSMIDRKRMKRWTDGGGADSWTPEQTNSLMMKPVKKTSLNHTSPPSENHTRTRSLNLTSPPSENHTRTRSLNHTRSLNLSPPSENHTRTRSLNHTSPPSENHTRTRSLNHTSPPSENHTSPPRKKSLYSPSVSSGPVSRWACFLPSDCHEGAGPSISGRGQSVGGAVSLSCDDISQAPPLTRSIHPVSSMFESGEDFSFEDF comes from the exons ATGGTTCAGGAGTTTAACGTGCTCCGGTGTTTCTCCTGTCAGAGCTTCCAGGTCCAACAG GTGAAGAAGGTGACCAGATGGAGCTGTAAACTGTGTGGAGAGAAACAGTCGCTGCTGAAG GAGTTTGGGCGGGGCTCCGGAGCCGACTGCAGACGTCATGTTCAGAAACTTAACGCCATGAGAGGAGCAAtgatggaggagcaggagcacaACACCTGGTCTCTATG GAAGCAGgtggaggcagacagagaggatgTACCTGAGAAACAGGACCAG CTGAGGCAGACTGGATCGAGCCGCTGGAGCAAATACCTGGACACACCTGAGGAGGCggagccagaggaggaggacgaggaggatgTCTTGATGGACTTCTTCACC cagcagctccatgACAACAGCATGATTGACAG GAAGAGAATGAAGAGATGGACCGATGGAGGAGGAGCGGACAGCTGGACACCTGAACAG ACAAACAGTTTGATGATGAAACCTGTTAAGAAAACAAGTCTGAACCACACCAGTCCTCCCAGTGAAAACCACACCAGAACCAGGAGTCTGAACCTCACCAGTCCTCCCAGTGAAAACCACACCAGAACCAGGAGTCTGAACCACACCAGGAGTCTGAACCTCAGTCCTCCCAGTGAAAACCACACCAGAACCAGGAGTCTGAACCACACCAGTCCTCCCAGTGAAAACCACACCAGAACCAGGAGTCTGAACCACACCAGTCCTCCCAGTGAAAACCACACCAGTCCTCCCAGAAAGAAGAGCCTTTATTCTCCCAGTGTGAGTTCTGGTCCAGTCTCCAGGTGGGCTTGTTTCCTCCCTTCTGACTGTCACGAGGGGGCGGGGCCTTCCATCAGTGGGAGGGGTCAGTCAGTGGGCGgagctgtctctctgtcctgtgaTGACATCAGCCAGGCCCCGCCCCTCACCAGATCCATACATCCTGTTTCCTCCATGTTTGAGAGCGGAGAGGACTTCAGCTTTGAAGACTTCTAA